One Chloroflexota bacterium genomic window, CTCCGGGAGACGTTTCCACCCCGGCGAAGGTCCCGCCCAGGAACCACACTTTGCCCGATTGACCCGCACTGCAATCCGCCGTATCGAACAGTGGATGATGGTCAACCGGGAGAGAGAAGAGCTACTGCCACTGTGCCGCCGACCATTCGCCATAGGATTTGCCGTACGGGGTCGAGCCGAGCGGTAGGATACCCGAGTTTGGATTTTCCGCAAACACTGCACTCGTCGCCGCGATCATCCCGAGGACGACCAAAACGAGCGCGGCAATGTTGCGCCAATAGGTTGTGCGACCTTTCATCGATGGCGCTGGCTTACTCAGCCAGCGCCGGATGCCGAACTTTAGAGTCTTCACGATATTCTCCTTTGTGGAAATACCGCAAACGCGGCTGGGTTGTTAATTCGGTCAAGCCGTTTTCATTTGTTCTGGATTAGGTGATGGATGGTCTGCTGGTTCCTCCTTTCTTTGGAAAGAGAGCATCTTGGCTTTGCTCCCTTCTCCGCGCTTATCTGGCGGGCGGAACATCGAGTTGACGCCACAACGCCGGCATCTCAAAATAAATGCGCCCGCATTTGATCTGATCGTTCTCCAGATCGTAGACGATTGCCAAGGGCACGCGCACCTCTTTGTTCGTCGCCGGGACGCCCGCAAATTCGCCGACATGCTTGCCGATGAAATCTCCTTCGATCGCAACGTGTTGATCGGCAGCAACCACATTCTTGATTTCCGCGGCAGCGTCGAAGGCAATGTGGTACAGATAGGTGAGCATGCCCAGAACCCCTGCCGGACCGCGATGCTCTTGTCCCGTCGCCATGATGGTGAAAACGACGTCGCCCGTCATCATCTTCGGATCGCCGCGCCCGGAGTTGAAACAGAGCGTGATGCGTATAGGCGGACTTTCACTCGACATGGTTTTCCTTCGCGTTCTGATGGATGTCTCCAACGAATCTTGATCCTAGATTACTTCATTAGCGTTAAATTATCGCCAAATCAGGGCGCAAAAAAATCGGGACGATTTCGGTAATTCGTCCCGACGGATTTCACTGGTGAGTCGCGCTCTCGACTTTATGCTATGTCTTTCTCAAGCGCATACGTAATAACTTGCTCAAGTGTCATCGCCCGTCCCTCGCCAAGCGCGCGCACAAGCCCATCTGCGCCTAAAAGATCACGAATCTGTTCGATGGTCTGCCCTAAAATTCTACGTTCAGCTCCTGGGACATGCATACCTAGTTCGTCGTGCGCGAACTCCATCGCACCAAGCACTTGAGCCGCGCTATAGGGTTGACCTTCAGCCACCATTAACTGCACATAGCGCGTCAACGCTTGGAACAGTGAAAATTTTTCCCCCATGTGCCACAACGCAGACACAGCGCGGCATAGCAAAGCATCGGCTCGCTTCAAATCGCCCTGAGCATAAGCAATGCCTCCTAAATCAGTCAGCCGACGCGCAATCATGCGCTCGTCTCCTAGTTCTTCCGATAGCTTGAGTCCTTCCTCATAGATGGCTTTGGCTCCAGCGTAATTTCCCTTGCGCTCTTCGATGCCACCAAAATTTTGAAGGGTTTGCGTAATCCCCCATGTGTCACCAATCTCCCGACGGATGGTTAACGCTTCTTTGTAATACTGCTCCGCTTGATCAATGTCGGTTCGACAGTGCGCGATGTGACCCAGACAGTTGAGAACAAAAGCTACTCGCCAGTCATTGCCCAAGGCGCGATAGCGCGACAACGCTTGTTGTAGGACGAGTTCCGCTTTCTCGTGTTCACCCAAAATATACAGCGTAAAACCTAATGCGAATAATGCTTCAGCACATATCTCGCGAGATGCATCGCGGGTGAGTCGCTCTGCCTTTTCTGCCCATTGCTTGGCTTCGCGATAATTACTTCGCAAGAAGAAATAATACCAAAGTGCCGCATTGAGTTCTGTGCTGTCTACAACTTGCCCATGCTCGAATCCCCAATCGAGCGCGGCGCGGATATTATCGAGATCAGCATCCAATCGTTCCGCCCACAGGTTCATTTCCGCACCGCGTAATTTCGAATCCGCTTCCTTTGCGAAATGGACAAGCCACTCCAAGTGACATTGATGAATCATTTCAGCTTCGCCCGCTTCCAACAACTTTTCGTGTCCATACTGTCGAATCGTCTCCAACATGCGATAGCGCGCCGCTGCATCGGTGTCGTCCATGACGACCAAGGATTTGTCAACGAGATGATCGATCAAATCCAGGACAGTCGTGGACAAAACTTGTTTACCGTTTACGGTTGACTGATCACTACAGATCGATTCCGCTGCTTCCAAGGTCCACCCTCCCGCAAAGACTGACAATCTTTGAAGCAGTACGCGCTCTGCATCCGAGAGCAAATCATAACTCCAATCAATCGTCGCGCGCAAAGTTTGTTGACGCGGCAATGCAGTGCGGCTGCCGGTCGTCAACAAGTTAAACCGATCGTCGAGCCGCATCGCAATCTCTTCGACGGACAAGACCTTCAGGCGCGCCGCTGCCAATTCGATGGCAAGCGGAATGCCATCCAAGCGCCGACAAATGTGTGCGACAGCCAACACATGATCGCTGAGTTTCCAGCGAGTTGCGATTGTTCTGGCACGTTCGGCAAACAACCGCACTGCATCGAACTGAGTTAATTGTTCAACCGTCAACAAATGAAGCGCGCCGGGAAGCGTCAACGAAGGAACGTGCCACACCACTTCACCGGGGATGCCCAGCGCCTCACGACTCGTGGCGAGAATCTTTAGCTCTGCGCACGCGCGCAACAGCTTATCTGAAATCTGCGCGCACGCCGCGATCAAATGTTCGCAGTTGTCCAGCACCAAGAGCAGATGCTTGGTTTGCAGAAAATGGACGAGTGTATCTTCGAGTGATTGATCCACCGCTTCACGTACGCCAAGGGATTGCGCTATCGCCTGTGGGACATGAGCGAGATCGGACAGCGGCGCGAGATCGACCCACCACACGCCCTGTCGAAATGATTCGACCAATTGGCTCGCCACCTCAATCGCGAGTCGCGTTTTGCCACATCCACCCGAACCCGTGAGCGTCACCAAACGATGTTGTGCGAGCAGTCGCTTGACCTCGGCAATTTCTTTTTCGCGCCCGATGAAACTCGTCAAGGGATGCGGCAGATTAGTGAGCAGTGCTTCGCGCGACTTGCTCTCGAATAAATCTTGTTCGATTCGATTACGCAACGCAATCGTCTCTTGCGACGGTTCGACGCCCAGTTCGTCGCGCAATTTTTTCGCGCACTCGTCGAACTGCTTCAGTGCGCCGATGCGGTCGCCGGTCGCGGCAAGGCAAAAGATGATGTGCTGGTATGCTTTTTCGTTGGCGGGATCACTTGCCAAGACCCGTTGAGCAAATTCGATGGCGCGCGGGTACTCGCTGCGCGAACGTGCGTCTTGGGCAAGCTGCAACAGCGCGTCGACGTAAATCGTGCGGATTCGTTCGCGCTCTTGAAGAATCCAATCATCGTACAAGTCCGCCAGAAGATCGCCTTGATAGAGGTCAATGACGGATTGTGACTCGTCGCTTGCAGACTGCCGAAATGCGAGCGCGTCCACCCAGATCGAAATATCCGGATTGAGTTGCACCGTCTCGCGATCGGCAAGCACGATTTCATCGCCGAGTGATTGACGCAGTGAAGAGAGCGCGGTGCGGAGTGAGCGGCGCGCGAGTTCGTCGGTGGAATCGCCCCACAGGAGCGCGGCGAGTTTTTCGCGCGCGTGGGATTCGAGATGCAGAGCAAGGTATGCCAAGAGCGATTCAACTTTACGCGTGGAAAAATGGATCGTTTGCATGTCGCGTTCAACGCGAAACGATCCGAGGAGATAGACCTTAATTGAGTCTGCTAACTTCGAGGAGAGGCGCGCCATGACCTTGTCCCCCTTGGGTAGCGGAATGTTACTCGTTTTGTCCCGGCGCGTCAATGGGGTAGAATCAAAAACCCGCAGGGTCTGGGAAACCCTGCGGGTTTTGAGCGCAAGCTATTTTTCAAACCCTTAACCCGCGCCTTGATTGACGGCGAGTTGAAGCATCAGCGCCAACATTTCAAAATAGACTCTGCCGCGTTTGATCCGATCTGCTTGCCGACGAAATATGTCGCACGTCTGAGCGTGCTCTAATGGTCAAACATTCCGCAGTACATATCCCACAATTCGCGCGATCGAAGCGCGGTCGCCTCACTGTTGATTTGCTCATCCAACACTTGCTGGTAAGCCGCACCCAAGTTCAGCGCCGCCAGCGCACGTTTGACTTGTACTTGCTTTTCCAACCCCGATTTCTCCGCCGCGACGCAGCTCTGGCGATCCGTCTTGGGCGCGAACCGCCCCGCGCGTTGATCGCGAATGTGCGTGACCTCGTGGACGAGCGTGCCAATGAACGTAACTTGCCGCGCTGCGAGTGCTTGCCCCGCGTCATCGGGCGATTGTCCCAAGTGAAACCCAAACGTAATGACGCCGCGTCCTCCCGCGATACAACATTTTGCAATTGCCGCGCGTCCGCGCGCGCCTTCGTTCAGATCAATGGCAATCACGAGCGGCTTGGCTTCTTCGATGTACTGCGACCATACGGGCAGTTGCTTCTGGAGTAATTGGAGACTGCTACTAAGTTGCTGCACGTCCGCATCAGTGTATTCGCCGGCGAGGGTGATTCTGTCGAGAACATCGGCGGGAGCGGCGAGCGTGGCAATGGAGACGAATGGGATGGGCGCGGCGGACGCCGTCGCATCGTTACGAGTTACGATAACCAGAACGATGATGCTCAGTGTGATGAAACAGGACTTGAGTTTATTCGTCGTTCGCATTTTGCGCCTCCCCTTGCGAATTTCCACTCGCAGGTTACGACGCGCGCGACAAGCCACCGACAAAAATCAGGGGGAGTTACCGTCAAATCGCGAACGAGTTTTTTGACGGTTGAAAATAAAAAACCGTGTGACGCCAATCTCATCACACGGCAAGACAACCAAAAATACGACGGTGTAGCACTGCATTGCGTCCGCGTGCTCCCGATAAAATCGCGGAGCGACATGGGCACGCAACAATCACGAACATCTCCCGCCATGCGGCGGGAGATGTTATTTTATCACGGCGGCATCGTCGTCGCCGCAAAATCGTCTAGCGCGGCGTTGGGCGCATCCATGTACCACAACCCGATGCGACCCCCGCGCTGGGAAAAAAATTCGCGCACGGCTGGGACGAGCGAGATGGGCGCTTCGCCGCGCGGCACGCCGTTGCGGAACAGTTCGATGCGAAACGACACACGCACGCCGAGTGTATCGCCATCTTGAAACGGAATGTCCACGTTCGTTACCTTCTCCCAACCTCGTCCCGGATAAAATGTTTCAACCCCGATCCCTTTGGTGGTTGGATCGTAAAACACCGCGACCGCGCCGCGCTGCCAAATGCCCTGCACTTTGAACAACAAGCATTGATGCGCGCCGGTCGGATCGAGTTTGACCAACTTGATGCACGCGGCTTGATCCGCGCCAAAAACCGCGCGCCGCCAATAGATCGGTCCTCCGCCGATGACGGTGAGTTGCTGATTGAAAATCTGATAGCCGCCCAAACCCTCTCTGCCAGTCCAATCGAGACCCAGCCCGCCATTCGGGCGATTGAAATCATCGAGAATTGGCGGACAGTCCAGGGGTGGTCTCTGCAATAGCGGAATCGCCGGTTCGATCAGTCGCGTATCGTTCACATTCTGCGCGGGCGACATGGCGCTGGTCAGCGCGACGAGCAGAGAAATCAAAAGCACAACCGACGCCGACGGCTTGGTCCACACGTGTCCTCCTTTCCCAGGTCACTTGCCGCGCATCACGGCGCGACCGTGCCGCCGGCAAAATCGTCCAACACCGTGTTGGAGGAGTCAATAAACCACAGTCCGATTCGACCACGCTTGCCATTGAAAAAGGGGTGCAACGAAGTTTCCTTGATCCGCACACCATTGCGATACACGTCCACGTTGCCGCCCACGTTACCATCGCGCACGCGTGCGCCCAATTGGTCGCCATCTTGCAACTGGATATTCGGGATGGTTGTTTGCGTCTCCCAACCTCTGCCCGGGATAAATGTTTCGATGCCGATTCGATGGGCAGTGGCATCGTAGAACACGGCGACCGCGCCTTGTTGCCAGATGCCCTGCACTTTGAGAAGGAGACTCTGATGCTTGCCCCGCGGATCAACCTTGGTCAGCGTAACGCACGCGACCTGACTAGCGCCAAAGATATCACGCGTCCAATAGATGGGTCCACCCTGGTTGACGTTGAGACGCTGATTGACGAGGCGATAATTGGATAACGATTTTTCGCCGCCCCAATTGACACCCAGCGCGCCGTTCGCGCGAGTGAAATCGTCGAGCACGGTCGGACATACGACGGGTGGCGCTTCCACTTGAACTGTCAATGACACAAAACTAAGCGCGCTGTCATCTTCGAGCAATCCGTATAGTGCGCCATCGGCGGCGAGCCGCAAAACATCTGCTGGACTGCCGCGGTCGAACGGCAACAACTCCGGATTGAAGGGCCAAGGGCAATCCACTGGGACTTGGGCATTACAACCACTTGCCGCGCCACCTGGGCGAGGGCTAAAAGGTGTTCGCTGGAGCGTGACTGGGTCAAGGTCGAACACACGCGCCGTGCCATCTTTCAAATTGAGATCAAGACTGATCCAGGTCGGCGGGAAGGATGCGGATGTGCATTTATCGCCGAAGGGCGAGCAGAATCGGTGGGCAACGCGCGAGCCAAGCGCATAACCGATGGAATAGTTGCCGGTGGTATCGCGTTCATCCCAGAAGCGAAGTGTATCGCTGGCAACGGTGCCCCCTGCGGCGTTGAAGAGCAAGTCAACCCGCAGTGTCGCGCTGATGACCTTGAGGGGGTCGAAGCGTTGGTGTCCGGTCAAGATGAATGGAAAGTTGCCGCCTGTTCGCTCGTCACTATTCCGCAACGGTCTTGGACCCGTTCCCGGCGTGGTGTTTGGGGGCGCCGAGTTCTCTGTCCAGGTGATAAATTTATGGGGTGGGTGGTACGTCTTAAAGGCATCTATGCTGTTGCCTCCGTTGAACTGCGTATTCAGGTCTCCGAAGGTACTTTGAAGGAGAAAGGTTGGCGCGGCTTGACTAGTCGAGATTCCACGAATGCGCCCATCGCCGGCGGTGCTTGCCGCAGTCGTAGGTTGCCCGGCG contains:
- a CDS encoding ester cyclase, with the protein product MSSESPPIRITLCFNSGRGDPKMMTGDVVFTIMATGQEHRGPAGVLGMLTYLYHIAFDAAAEIKNVVAADQHVAIEGDFIGKHVGEFAGVPATNKEVRVPLAIVYDLENDQIKCGRIYFEMPALWRQLDVPPAR
- a CDS encoding tetratricopeptide repeat protein, whose translation is MQTIHFSTRKVESLLAYLALHLESHAREKLAALLWGDSTDELARRSLRTALSSLRQSLGDEIVLADRETVQLNPDISIWVDALAFRQSASDESQSVIDLYQGDLLADLYDDWILQERERIRTIYVDALLQLAQDARSRSEYPRAIEFAQRVLASDPANEKAYQHIIFCLAATGDRIGALKQFDECAKKLRDELGVEPSQETIALRNRIEQDLFESKSREALLTNLPHPLTSFIGREKEIAEVKRLLAQHRLVTLTGSGGCGKTRLAIEVASQLVESFRQGVWWVDLAPLSDLAHVPQAIAQSLGVREAVDQSLEDTLVHFLQTKHLLLVLDNCEHLIAACAQISDKLLRACAELKILATSREALGIPGEVVWHVPSLTLPGALHLLTVEQLTQFDAVRLFAERARTIATRWKLSDHVLAVAHICRRLDGIPLAIELAAARLKVLSVEEIAMRLDDRFNLLTTGSRTALPRQQTLRATIDWSYDLLSDAERVLLQRLSVFAGGWTLEAAESICSDQSTVNGKQVLSTTVLDLIDHLVDKSLVVMDDTDAAARYRMLETIRQYGHEKLLEAGEAEMIHQCHLEWLVHFAKEADSKLRGAEMNLWAERLDADLDNIRAALDWGFEHGQVVDSTELNAALWYYFFLRSNYREAKQWAEKAERLTRDASREICAEALFALGFTLYILGEHEKAELVLQQALSRYRALGNDWRVAFVLNCLGHIAHCRTDIDQAEQYYKEALTIRREIGDTWGITQTLQNFGGIEERKGNYAGAKAIYEEGLKLSEELGDERMIARRLTDLGGIAYAQGDLKRADALLCRAVSALWHMGEKFSLFQALTRYVQLMVAEGQPYSAAQVLGAMEFAHDELGMHVPGAERRILGQTIEQIRDLLGADGLVRALGEGRAMTLEQVITYALEKDIA